ctaaagagagaaattagtagagagaaaaaatatgaactaacttttacctgcagatccagatacttgtttgaaaatccttgcatcctgtgatcgatactcccaaggtaaagcatgcacttttatttatgttaagaaatgaggttggtagaggggaatttcagacaagatttgctaagttggtggctaggtgaatttggttgctaagctaggatatggtataatgtgcttttgtgattaggaatttttagatgtggattgcaatatcgtaggggtgatgattctaagttttaaatagTGTGAGTCCCtgatgttttcaaacctctttcatatTCATAAGACTGCCATGTGTGTTTTGCTTGaagacaagcaaaagggtaagtatgggggagttgatagaccatggattttacccactttcagccatggtttataagtgttttaatatatatttactactatatagagtctattttgAGTATTTACAGGTTAAGGTACGTTctagagaaatatggtgattttggagccttttgagtgcagagctgcacagacgtgtcagatgtctagctatggatggagaccttccgtCTGTTAGATGAAGCTCATATTTTTTAtacaagatagagctttgagttagctttccaatgccactggtttgaggtcaatcagcatcctgtagcagaagttatgcccgttttactgaggAGTGGTCAGtatgcctcgcgagaggaagctgtcgagaagaGGAACGTATGTCGATCATTGCAGaactcttgacatcgatcgatatggacgCCAGAACGTGGGCCTAGCATATTTCAAGACCGTTTGAAGCCCATAAGCCACACcaagttaccaaaatacccatgGACGACCAGAGaccctatttatgtatttctaagccattgttgacggcaacaagctttctattatcctattCTGTAGTTTTCTcataggtttggagagaagatcaattctccttcagagattgattggaactccattggttttaccatcgatttatttattatattattcagactatgatttgtgttattgcttgcatgtctgagtaattcatcttgttaggtttacggatttcatgagcttaatgtcaaacTGATAATCAATTAGGATTTCTAGATTATCTATAGATCTCTACACCAGGAtgatttgtaatactaggatctcGAATAGTTAGAATAGCACGACAGTGTGACTAattgtttgaacctagaatcataggatagttgagaggcacgaaagtgcaatcaattaacggatcccgaactctgctggattaaatacctaggcgcatacgagagttggtctaggaatctagttgaacaTAATCAATAAGATCGATAATGCTTGCCTAaggcagcatcgatcgacgcttataCCAAAGCATCGACCGACGCCTGTAccgtagtatcgatcgacgctcaaaccatagcatcgatcgatgctcgaTCAGTGTTGACATGCAAATGCTGAAACACTGAACTTAGTCAATAGATTAGACTCACAACGAGAGCTGGCTGTCTTTTATATTGGATATCGAGTTCTAGAATtaatctataaaccattagcatccttcaattgtagttttgaatctcttgattgataaatcccttggtctagctatttctcctAATTGTTTACAATCTCAATCAACCAATGGAACAAATACTTTGTTCACCTTGCTTTGCAATAATTATTTActactttataaactattagcctagcttaatcatataactattagatctaattggttccctagctccctgtgaattcgatccgtaagtactacaactcgacctcttatttgagagagtataaatcactccttagggtaatttgagtggtatcatgAATCCTctcaattgagtagaatataagTGTGTGCACTATGGGCGTCTTcatcactcgaccaccaaacctctttcaatTTCCCACCGAATCGCCTAATCTGGcaaaagatgtctggaacaccagcaactgcatatgttggcgcgacaccaccatcatcatatcttcttggagctcttttccgggtacgtacttttggtgcaaagtagtacgatgtgaagtgagatgtttcttccgtcaaacatccagcaattatagaaccttcaactttggcgaggttttttgcttttcccttcaaatatttcatggtccGCTCATACTGACACATCCATCCATAATGCACATGTcaacgaagcaatgcctcatacgGGAGGCGagcagctagatgctccatgacgtcaaaaaatgccGGAGGAAtgatcttctccaagttgcacagtaagatgggaatgttctcatGAAGTTGTTCTATGACagcttctttaagagtgcgtgtgctcagatccctgaaaaatgctccaatgccttgtatattccaattaaacacattattagtcatattatttatttgtgcaTATTATAGAGCAATAAAGAAATTAATGCGTAATATAtgacctgcaagtgcttcatgtacatttgttggaagtagttccgcaaatgcaaagggaagtagtcgttgcaaaagacatgacaatcatgactcttcatcccagagaacttttgaccattttcaacacatctagagagatttgaaacatatccatcggggaacttcacttctgatgccatccagttgaacaacaccgacttttgtTTGGAAGACATTATGAATATCGGAACGgaaacttgtccattgctttttatatgtaactcgcttcttaaGCAAATATcaggcaagtccaacctcgattatTTGTTGTCTTTTGTGTTCCCTgagacattcaatattgtattcacgatgttctcaaagaaaatcttctctatatgcatcacatcgaggttgtggcgcaaaAGAAGATCCTTcgaatatggcaactcccaaaatatactcttcttgtgccagttgtgctgaactccgtaaaaatcaggcatattaccgggaacatgccaattaccaccacaTCGAACGGTTGCTTGAGCTCTGTAGTaatcgatttgcgcttcaatttctTCTCCAATTaaatatggaggaggagtgtctctcacaacccttttgggCCTAAACAATTTATTCTTCGGTGCGGATGGctaatgggaagaaatcgacggtgacaatcgaaccaacttgtcttcctaccattcttcagttgaaacgcatttgtcattccattacaatatggacaagataatctctcatgtgtagtccatccaaacaacatcccataggcaggaaagtcacttatggtccaaaaaagcatcgctcgcatcgtaaaattcgtcttcgttgagaAATCATACGTCCTCACACGGTTGACCACACAtctttcaactcttttatcagtggttgtacaaaaacatccagagacctttttggatgtttcagaccaggtattaatatggtcaagaatagaaactcccgttgcatgcacatctccggtggcaggttgtatggcgtaagaaagactggccacaatgaatattgtctccatgacattccaaatggactaaatccatatTAGCATAATCCAAGATACACAATTCGACTATTGCTAGTGAATTTTGGATGTACtttattaaaatgtttccaggcacttgcatctgatggatgcaTCATCTCACCacccgtctgagtatgctcggcatacCATCTTATCCCTCCAGCAGTCTGCTCAGATTggtataatcttttcaatctgtctgtaattggtaggtaccacatcctttggtacggtacccaaTTACGTCCTcgtccttgcggtttgaatcattgcttcttgcagaatcgacattcttctaacttctaatcatctctccagtagatcatgcaattgtcgatgcaaacgtctatcatctccgaaggcaacccaagactataaaccagtttctgaatctcataataagaatcagtagacacattgtcttcctgCAAATACTCTTTAGAAAAGTCTGCCCATGCAcccatgcaactttcaggtagattgtggtcaattttaatattcatcattctagtaGCCAACGACagtttagagagaccttctctacaaccaatGTAAATTGGATGATTCGcagcatctaacatttcataaaacttttttgcatctatattaggttcttcaacttcatcatgagctacaaatgcatcagctacaatatcatgaaccctatcacaATCTACCATTTGCTCTCCTGATGGTacctatgttcattatgcaaatgatcaaccggttcatcctgaaaattgctattactactactagcttcattcccATAACCTtttccatgttgaaaccagatatagtaatgtggcgtgaaacctctatttattaaatgcttccatacattTTCATGAGTTGTCAATTTTGAATtattgcatttccgacaaggacataacatcttaccgctttcctgggcgagcggtgtagaatctgcttgatgcataaatgtctcttGCCCTTCGaaatattctttcgtcactctcccgttagcatctctgtgcgtatacatccacctccgaaGCTTGATAATATTTCCATCacccgacattttttttttttaacgtttttagttttttttttctttttggtgtgtttgaagtgaaacaCAAACGACATATTTATAGGATATTTTCGAAACTGGAAGGTGAAATTTTACTggaaatttacgaggaaatataattagttagccgaaaaaaacgtgttacaacGAAAAGGTTGGTGCACTCGAGATATCGACGGTAAATTCACGTTAAATATTTTGTCGTAAAGTTCTCGTTATATTTACGtctactttacgacgaaacaatATTTTCACGTAAAAACCACGTCAATTTGCAATAtttttacgacgaatatttattgtcgttattttacgacaaatatttattgttgttattttacgacaaaattatgttgatttgttttttcctCGTTAAAAGGACGTAATTTTACGAGGAccatttttcctcgttaatttttcGTCATTAAAAATTTTTTCCTTGTAGTGCGAAAACATCTTGTTGAAGATTTCCATGATTATCTAGGAATGGTACATTATCATTATTCATTTTAATTGAATCGAGGATTTATGTTCGTTactgattagttaggtaattattCCACCATCCTTTAAGCTGTCCCGAGAAACCAGCTAAGGAGTTCATCTACAGTTTTATCCTCATTTTCTATTTGGGTTCTATAGGCGTTCGCGGCCATTGTCATTTTCTGGAATATTCAGATATACCATCAATATTCCATTCATAGACTGATGATGAGTTAAACCTAGATTGCTCTATTGGTTGGATTTGTTCTAGATCAGGGGCAGATTAATAGACGATCTTGATGGTTTTGCTAATCAAGACGGTTTATTTTTTGTACAGAATTTTGATCAGAGCATTCACAAATGTCTGAATCATGGGTTAAAGTGCTTATTTGGACTTTGGAAGTAGGAGTATCGGGGATATCAGAATTATCTGCATGCTATTTTCTCATATTTCAACTTTACTTAATTGACTTTGGAGAGCATAATGAATTCTAAGTTTGAATCTTGGTAAGTTTTGACACTTGAACTGGAAATTTGTAAATGTTTGAATATGGgacttttgtttttcattttagaAGAAGATTCTATTGGAATAGGGCATTGATTTTGAATTGATTTCTCAATCCTATCAAGTTGTTTGCTTATTGTACCAAGATTAGTGTTGAAAACTTGTTTTGGACAATGATATTTTTGACATTAGCTTTATCATCTTCTTGGGGTCATTTAAAAGGAATTGCTTCAATTGGTGTTCCTAACCATTCTAGTTTTATCCCTTGGGGAGGAGGATGGTTGGAGTGAATAATTTTACCATTTGCAAGTGTTTCTCATTCCGGAGTTTAATTACAATTTGTAATTGTATTAGCTGTTTTAGAAAAAgggaaatttattttattttcagaagCATAATCTTCAAAccaattaaagaataaaatttgtAACTTATGTTTTTGGAGttaattgtaaaattcattttGAAGGTTATTTctatcttttaaaaagttttaaagaaCCAAAGTGTTTTTTGACTATTTTTAGGGTAGAAATCATCTCTTAAAAACTTTTTGTCAACCGAAATTctttatctaattttttatttaaaatgttatctgTGATAGCTGAAAAAGTAAGACATGTTGTCTcagatttttaataaatcataaataaagcAAATAATTTTCGCGACCatctaaataattttgtttaagaaTATCCCCATATCCTACATCTGAAGGATCTGTTTctactatttttttctaaatagaaaatccttaattatatatattattagatgaATCATACTTgcatatttacatatttaatttgttacttCACAAGTAAATTAATTAGCTAAAATAAGAATTTAGCTATATGGCATGATAGAATCATATTACTAATGAATTTAGCCATCCGATCGAGAAGGCAGAAGGGATGGCAGTGTCCACGTGGCCAGACATCTCTCACCTCTCCGTCTCAAGGCCGGAGCTGATCAATGTTCTGAGgcagatgggccaacaggtAAAGTGACCTCAGAAGATGAAAGCACCCGACTCTTTCCGGAACCCTGCTTTCTGGTGCGACTTCCACCGAGACCACGGTCACAAAACTGAAGACTGCGTCGCACTAAAGATCGAGGTCAACGAGCTGCTTAAGAAAGGACACCTCACGGAGTTCCTTTCTGAGAAGGCCAAGAGCAATCTAAGCAAGGAGACAACGGGTAAGCCCACTGAAACTGCTCCCGTCTCGCCACCGCGACAGGACCGAGTGATCCATGTCATATCGGGCGGTTCGGAAATCAGCGGCATAAGCCATGCAGCCGCGAAGAAAATCACCTGGAACGCTAAGCACGGCCTAGAGGCAGCCAAGCCAAAACGCCTGCTCCTAGGAGCGGACGAAATAAGCTTCACGGCCAAGGAGCAGGAGAAAGTTCTCACCCCGCATCACGACACCCTGGTCATATCGCTCACCGTAGCGAACTGCCTGGTAAAAAGGATACTGGTAGATAATGGAAGCTCcggcaacatcatcttccaTGCCGCATACAAGGACCTGGGGCTGGAGGAAAGTGCTCTAACTCGGAGGATAACCTCCCTTATAGGGTTCAGCGGGGAAGTCAAACAAAAAGCCGAGGAAGTAACCCTCCCCGTATACGCTGACGGAGTCAACATGTCAACAAAGTTCCTCGTTGTCGACTGCGACTCATCTTACAACATGATCCTAGGACGGCCTTGGATTCACGGCATGGGGGCCGTCCCCTCGACTGTTCACCAAATGGTGAAATTCCCTACACCCTGGGGCATAAAGGCAATCAGAGGGGATCAGGAGTATTCCCGCTCCTGTTACCAGACCACTATGAAAGGAAATACCCAGGTCTTATAGCATTTACAGAGTAAGCCTCCGGCTCATCACACCGAGAAACCAGAGGTAGAGGAAATGGACGACGTGCCATTAACTGAAGGAGATCAGACCCGACACCTCAAGATCGGGACCAAGCTGACCGAAGGATTGAGAAGAAGACTGATAGACTTCCTCAGGTCTAACTCCGACTGCTTTGCTTGGTCCCACGGAGACATGCCTGGGATCGATCCGGAAATCATCATGCACAAGCTACAGGTGGACCCCCTACATCACGTCGTCAGAAAAAAGAGAAGGAATTTTGCCCCCGAGAGAGACGCGATCATCAACGATGAAGTCAAAAGCCTGCTTGGCGCGTGGTTCATTCGTGAGGTGCAATACCCAGAATGGCTAGCCAACGTCGTCATGGTCAAGAAAAAGAATGGGAAGTGGAGAGTCTGCATCgacttcacggacctcaacaagtCCCGTCCAAAGGACCCcttctgtaacacccccgaaccgtcctaagcataggtcgacccaccggccaacaaacaaacaagaacatgaccgacggacgacctacaccaagggttggagatgaaaggccaaccggccagccaacaatcaaacaaaaacatgactgaccgtccaacccaacaccatggtccggaagcgctacgtgacgggttagggacgatccggccagagtcacaaaatttactccacgacctcgaccagttcgtccactaacacgtcccgctgcgtcaaggcacaaggctttgcaacctgtacctagagttagcgttttccgttagatcgaggcctaaggcttttcaacccgtaccacaacctaacgttgtgttagaccggactagtcaaatattagagtactcatgaagcgcatataaaacaattacttttattgatttaaaaaatattcagacattgaataattcaagactggacCCGGTCTAATGCCAAATcaagtcaacataacacaattcacaataccgtttacaaaaggcatgaaaatctacaccggcggtcctaacgtccagcaccaagctatccgatcatccttacctaaagcgacctgcaaaaaggacaacggagttggatgagtaatctagtattactcagtgagcttgcggcctctacccgcaacctagactctaaccagacaacccaaaagaacaatcaatctagccctagcatgcagtataagctaaggctaagcaaaccgttactaagttagacttggcctcctgccataatccaacttccaagtaacgggaacctgcattaaaacaagtcaacaaccaatccctagttaaccatatatacgcctgagttcagtactcatgtaatgttagacacttagactatacaagtatcatgagccggtcgaccaacaatcaaacaagaacatgaacggccaaccaatgataccgcatagcattaatatccaccacccttcacaaacaatccctcaaacacatacaggccaacatcaggcctacactaacaaaatacacaccaagcctaatcccgtacctaaaccagacttaggacttaatgttagaacctgcaaacaaagcaatcaacaaccacaaccacaacaataataagatagtaactaccaatgactcgatcttactcgtaacaccgtatatcggtgctacattaactcgagggttccataaccctctacgacacactaacacagcactctaacctgggccctggtgacttcgtgttcatCCTCtgtatcggcaatatcctatttTCCTACCACagaggccagaagaaggaactttcaaccgaccgcggcccacagtccttcgggtcaccgtgcgacagcccacagtccttcgggtcactgccacattacaccgtcgtgtaatactcagccataggacatgaccccgttcgtctgagtcttcccgatccagcgaataaggggtttccttgaacccgcagGGTACaagggcgaggaaacactagtccacccaaaacatgcctagcatgggcgggtttcgcacctgctgtcggcataacacacactcgacacaattatccctaggaaagacctaagggacaagactccaacccaaaactaaacaatatataggagtctacgacaatatcaaccaatactcgtagtccagcctatatggcataggacccgtagtatcaacatcacaaccaTGAGATCGGCCTATATGACCAAGATccctaaacaacaacattatcactaaacaaa
The window above is part of the Brassica napus cultivar Da-Ae chromosome C3, Da-Ae, whole genome shotgun sequence genome. Proteins encoded here:
- the LOC125583095 gene encoding uncharacterized protein LOC125583095, which translates into the protein MKAPDSFRNPAFWCDFHRDHGHKTEDCVALKIEVNELLKKGHLTEFLSEKAKSNLSKETTGKPTETAPVSPPRQDRVIHVISGGSEISGISHAAAKKITWNAKHGLEAAKPKRLLLGADEISFTAKEQEKVLTPHHDTLVISLTVANCLVKRILVDNGSSGNIIFHAAYKDLGLEESALTRRITSLIGFSGEVKQKAEEVTLPVYADGVNMSTKFLVVDCDSSYNMILGRPWIHGMGAVPSTVHQMVKFPTPWGIKAIRGDQEYSRSCYQTTMKGNTQVL